The Juglans regia cultivar Chandler chromosome 2, Walnut 2.0, whole genome shotgun sequence genome includes a window with the following:
- the LOC109010079 gene encoding uncharacterized protein LOC109010079, whose protein sequence is MGRKRVRVASLSVGRATACFRVGSTPFQSKPRNLDSIEAAQKTEFLSNSREDHNEFSAGGGPEDPDRQVKDHGVPAEVGNKIMVVVDSSLEAQGALEWALSHTVQSHDSIILLHVSKLSKQGSKGKGSLMAHELLYSMKNMCQMKRPGVQVEIALVEGREKGPIIVEEARQQRVSLLVIGQGKQSSMLWSLMKRWAGKRNRGGVAEYCIQNAYCMTIAVRRKSRKLGGYLITTKRHKNFWLLA, encoded by the exons ATGGGCAGAAAACGCGTTAGAGTGGCGAGTTTGTCTGTTGGTCGTGCCACCGCCTGTTTCAGGGTTGGCTCCACGCCATTTCAATCCAAACCCAGAAATTTAGACTCCATTGAAGCAGCTCAGAAAACAGAGTTTTTAAGCAATAGCAGGGAGGATCACAATGAGTTTAGCGCCGGCGGCGGCCCTGAGGATCCTGACAGGCAGGTGAAAGATCATGGGGTGCCGGCGGAGGTTGGAAACAAGATAATGGTGGTTGTGGATTCGAGCCTTGAAGCACAGGGAGCTCTTGAATGGGCACTCTCTCACACAGTTCAGAGTCACGATAGTATTATTCTCCTTCATGTATCCAAGCTCTCCAAACAAG GGTCTAAGGGGAAAGGAAGCTTAATGGCTCATGAACTTCTGTACTCCATGAAAAATATGTGTCAGATGAAAAGGCCTGGG GTGCAAGTTGAGATagctttggttgaaggaagggagAAGGGCCCAATAATAGTGGAGGAAGCAAGACAACAAAGAGTGTCCTTATTGGTAATAGGACAAGGAAAGCAATCGTCAATGTTATGGTCCCTAATGAAGAGATGGGCAGGGAAGAGGAACCGTGGAGGAGTTGCAGAGTACTGTATCCAAAATGCTTACTGCATGACCATTGCAGTAAGGAGGAAGAGCAGGAAGCTTGGAGGTTATTTGATTACAACTAAGCGCCATAAAAATTTTTGGCTTTTGGCTTGA
- the LOC109010077 gene encoding ADP,ATP carrier protein ER-ANT1 isoform X2, with the protein MLPLQTKETHGMATQSERFSLDFLMGGVAAIIAKSAAAPIERVKLLLQNQGEMIKRGQLKRPYTGVGECFGRVLREEGLLSFWRGNQANVIRYFPTQAFNFAFKGYFKSVLGRSKEKDGYIKWFAGNVASGSAAGATTSLFLYHLDFARTRLGTDTRDDQRQFKGLLDVYRKTLSSDGIVGLYRGFGPSIIGITLYRGMYFGIYDTMKPIVLVGPFEGNFFASFLLGWSVTTVSGICAYPFDTLRRRMMMTSGQPVKYCNAMHAFLEIIRLEGFIALFRGVTANMLVGMAGAGVLAGYDHLHRIASRHGYN; encoded by the exons ATGCTTCCTCTACAGACGAAAGAAACCCACG GAATGGCGACACAATCTGAGCGATTCTCTCTAGATTTTCTAATGGGAGGGGTAGCAGCAATAATAGCAAAGAGCGCAGCTGCACCAATCGAGAGAGTGAAACTTTTGTTGCAAAATCAAGGAGAGATGATAAAGAGAGGTCAGCTCAAGAGACCATATACGGGTGTTGGCGAATGCTTTGGAAGGGTCTTGAGAGAGGAAGGCCTGTTGTCTTTCTGGAGAGGTAACCAGGCAAATGTCATACGATATTTCCCTACTCAG GCTTTCAACTTTGCATTCAAAGGTTACTTCAAAAGTGTTTTGGGACGCTCAAAAGAGAAGGACGGATACATAAAGTGGTTTGCCGGTAATGTGGCTTCAGGAAGTGCTGCTGGTGCTACTACCTCATTGTTTCTATATCATTTGGATTTTGCACGTACTCGACTTGGCACTGATACAAGGGATGATCAACGCCAGTTTAAAGGGCTACTAGATGTATACAGAAAAACCTTGTCAAGTGATGGAATTGTAGGCCTGTACCGGGGTTTTGGGCCTTCAATCATTGGCATTACTCTGTATAGAGGCATGTATTTTGGGATCTATGACACAATGAAGCCGATTGTTTTGGTTGGACCTTTCGAG GGTAACTTCTTTGCCAGTTTCTTGCTGGGTTGGAGCGTCACAACAGTCTCTGGCATCTGTGCATATCCCTTCGACACTCTGCGACGGAGAATGATGATGACCTCTGGACAACCTGTAAAGTATTGCAATGCCATGCATGCTTTCCTTGAGATCATTCGCCTTGAGGGTTTCATAGCGCTGTTCCGTGGAGTTACCGCAAATATGCTTGTGGGGATGGCAGGGGCCGGTGTACTTGCAGGATACGATCACCTTCATCGAATTGCATCCAGACATGGTTATAATTGA
- the LOC109010077 gene encoding ADP,ATP carrier protein ER-ANT1 isoform X3, which yields MATQSERFSLDFLMGGVAAIIAKSAAAPIERVKLLLQNQGEMIKRGQLKRPYTGVGECFGRVLREEGLLSFWRGNQANVIRYFPTQAFNFAFKGYFKSVLGRSKEKDGYIKWFAGNVASGSAAGATTSLFLYHLDFARTRLGTDTRDDQRQFKGLLDVYRKTLSSDGIVGLYRGFGPSIIGITLYRGMYFGIYDTMKPIVLVGPFEGNFFASFLLGWSVTTVSGICAYPFDTLRRRMMMTSGQPVKYCNAMHAFLEIIRLEGFIALFRGVTANMLVGMAGAGVLAGYDHLHRIASRHGYN from the exons ATGGCGACACAATCTGAGCGATTCTCTCTAGATTTTCTAATGGGAGGGGTAGCAGCAATAATAGCAAAGAGCGCAGCTGCACCAATCGAGAGAGTGAAACTTTTGTTGCAAAATCAAGGAGAGATGATAAAGAGAGGTCAGCTCAAGAGACCATATACGGGTGTTGGCGAATGCTTTGGAAGGGTCTTGAGAGAGGAAGGCCTGTTGTCTTTCTGGAGAGGTAACCAGGCAAATGTCATACGATATTTCCCTACTCAG GCTTTCAACTTTGCATTCAAAGGTTACTTCAAAAGTGTTTTGGGACGCTCAAAAGAGAAGGACGGATACATAAAGTGGTTTGCCGGTAATGTGGCTTCAGGAAGTGCTGCTGGTGCTACTACCTCATTGTTTCTATATCATTTGGATTTTGCACGTACTCGACTTGGCACTGATACAAGGGATGATCAACGCCAGTTTAAAGGGCTACTAGATGTATACAGAAAAACCTTGTCAAGTGATGGAATTGTAGGCCTGTACCGGGGTTTTGGGCCTTCAATCATTGGCATTACTCTGTATAGAGGCATGTATTTTGGGATCTATGACACAATGAAGCCGATTGTTTTGGTTGGACCTTTCGAG GGTAACTTCTTTGCCAGTTTCTTGCTGGGTTGGAGCGTCACAACAGTCTCTGGCATCTGTGCATATCCCTTCGACACTCTGCGACGGAGAATGATGATGACCTCTGGACAACCTGTAAAGTATTGCAATGCCATGCATGCTTTCCTTGAGATCATTCGCCTTGAGGGTTTCATAGCGCTGTTCCGTGGAGTTACCGCAAATATGCTTGTGGGGATGGCAGGGGCCGGTGTACTTGCAGGATACGATCACCTTCATCGAATTGCATCCAGACATGGTTATAATTGA
- the LOC109010077 gene encoding ADP,ATP carrier protein ER-ANT1 isoform X1 yields the protein MITHFFLSFLSSLPSKRTPNSNLKLSFTFLHPSSVQAFSPHYMSSGMATQSERFSLDFLMGGVAAIIAKSAAAPIERVKLLLQNQGEMIKRGQLKRPYTGVGECFGRVLREEGLLSFWRGNQANVIRYFPTQAFNFAFKGYFKSVLGRSKEKDGYIKWFAGNVASGSAAGATTSLFLYHLDFARTRLGTDTRDDQRQFKGLLDVYRKTLSSDGIVGLYRGFGPSIIGITLYRGMYFGIYDTMKPIVLVGPFEGNFFASFLLGWSVTTVSGICAYPFDTLRRRMMMTSGQPVKYCNAMHAFLEIIRLEGFIALFRGVTANMLVGMAGAGVLAGYDHLHRIASRHGYN from the exons ATGATtacccatttttttctttcttttctttcttctcttccatCCAAGAGAACTCCCAACTCAAACCTAAAGCTTTCCTTCACATTCCTTCATCCAAGCTCAGTCCAGGCGTTTTCGCCTCACTATATGTCATCAG GAATGGCGACACAATCTGAGCGATTCTCTCTAGATTTTCTAATGGGAGGGGTAGCAGCAATAATAGCAAAGAGCGCAGCTGCACCAATCGAGAGAGTGAAACTTTTGTTGCAAAATCAAGGAGAGATGATAAAGAGAGGTCAGCTCAAGAGACCATATACGGGTGTTGGCGAATGCTTTGGAAGGGTCTTGAGAGAGGAAGGCCTGTTGTCTTTCTGGAGAGGTAACCAGGCAAATGTCATACGATATTTCCCTACTCAG GCTTTCAACTTTGCATTCAAAGGTTACTTCAAAAGTGTTTTGGGACGCTCAAAAGAGAAGGACGGATACATAAAGTGGTTTGCCGGTAATGTGGCTTCAGGAAGTGCTGCTGGTGCTACTACCTCATTGTTTCTATATCATTTGGATTTTGCACGTACTCGACTTGGCACTGATACAAGGGATGATCAACGCCAGTTTAAAGGGCTACTAGATGTATACAGAAAAACCTTGTCAAGTGATGGAATTGTAGGCCTGTACCGGGGTTTTGGGCCTTCAATCATTGGCATTACTCTGTATAGAGGCATGTATTTTGGGATCTATGACACAATGAAGCCGATTGTTTTGGTTGGACCTTTCGAG GGTAACTTCTTTGCCAGTTTCTTGCTGGGTTGGAGCGTCACAACAGTCTCTGGCATCTGTGCATATCCCTTCGACACTCTGCGACGGAGAATGATGATGACCTCTGGACAACCTGTAAAGTATTGCAATGCCATGCATGCTTTCCTTGAGATCATTCGCCTTGAGGGTTTCATAGCGCTGTTCCGTGGAGTTACCGCAAATATGCTTGTGGGGATGGCAGGGGCCGGTGTACTTGCAGGATACGATCACCTTCATCGAATTGCATCCAGACATGGTTATAATTGA
- the LOC109010078 gene encoding probable galacturonosyltransferase 11 encodes MRRRPAEYRRPVRRRFSFWIWALLGLFAIAGLVLFVVHHNQREDLVEKPALESNARIEQAAHKDWNFTEQVLSATSFSRQLAEQMTLAKAYVIIAKEHNNLHLAWELSSKIRSCQLLLSKAAMRGEPITLEEAEPIIKSLSSLIYKAQDAHYDIATTIVTMKSHIQALEERANAATVQSTVFGQLASEAISKSLHCVNVKLIADWLKKQSLQELADDKRNSPRLTDNNLYHFCIFSDNVVATSVVVNSTISNADHPKQLVFHIVTNGVNYGAMQAWFLSNDFKGSTIDVQNIEDFSWLNASYAPIVKQLLDANSWAYYFGGGEHLNIEPKLRNPKYLSLLNHLRFYIPEIYPQLEKVVFLDDDVVVQKDLTPLFSLDLHGNVNGAVETCLEAFHRYYKYLNFSNSIISSNFDPQTCGWAFGMNVFDLIAWRKANVTARYHHWQEQNTDGTLWKLGTLPAGLLTFYGLTEPLDRRWHVLGLGYDLNIDNRLIESAAVIHFNGNMKPWLKFAIGRYKPLWERYINQSHPHLQDCLLS; translated from the exons ATGCGGCGGCGGCCGGCCGAGTACCGGCGCCCAGTTCGAAGGAGGTTTTCGTTTTGGATCTGGGCGCTTCTTGGGTTGTTCGCTATTGCAGGCCTCGTTTTGTTTGTAGTTCATCATAATCAGCGCGAAGATCTGGTAGAAAAGCCGGCTTTG GAGAGTAATGCAAGAATTGAACAAGCTGCCCATAAGGATTGGAACTTTACCGAACAAGTATTAAGTGCTACCTCGTTTTCCCGGCAATTAGCTGAGCAAATGACACTTGCCAAGGCTTATGTCATTATTGCCAAAGAGCACAATAACCTTCACCTTGCTTGGGAGCTGAGCTCAAAAATCAGAAGTTGCCAGCTTTTGCTTTCCAAAGCTGCCATGAGGGGGGAGCCCATCACATTAGAGGAAGCAGAGCCAATAATTAAAAGCCTATCGTCTCTCATTTACAAGGCACAGGATGCCCATTATGACATTGCAACAACAATAGTGACAATGAAATCTCATATTCAAGCCCTTGAAGAGCGTGCAAATGCAGCAACCGTTCAAAGCACGGTGTTTGGGCAACTGGCATCTGAAGCAATATCCAAGAGTCTTCATTGTGTAAATGTCAAACTCATAGCTGACTGGCTTAAAAAGCAATCTCTGCAAGAACTCGCAGATGACAAGAGAAACTCTCCTCGACTTACAGACAACAATCTATACCATTTCTGTATCTTTTCAGATAATGTAGTGGCTACCTCTGTAGTTGTGAATTCCACTATCTCCAATGCTGATCATCCCAAGCAATTGGTCTTCCATATTGTCACCAATGGAGTCAACTATGGAGCAATGCAGGCTTGGTTCCTTAGCAACGACTTCAAGGGGTCTACCATAGACGTGCAGAACATTGAGGATTTTTCTTGGTTAAATGCGTCATATGCCCCCATTGTGAAACAACTCCTTGATGCAAATTCATGGGCCTACTATTTTGGAGGAGGTGAACATTTAAACATTGAGCCGAAGCTGCGGAACCCAAAGTACCTATCTTTGCTGAATCACCTTCGGTTTTACATTCCAGAGATCTATCCACAACTAGAGAAGGTAGTTTTTCTCGATGATGATGTCGTGGTCCAGAAGGATCTGACGCCACTTTTTTCGTTGGATTTGCATGGAAATGTAAATGGAGCAGTGGAAACTTGTCTTGAAGCCTTTCATCGTTACTACAAGTAtctcaacttctcaaactcaaTTATCAGCTCAAATTTTGACCCGCAAACATGTGGATGGGCATTTGGTATGAATGTCTTTGATTTGATTGCATGGAGGAAAGCAAACGTGACTGCCCGGTATCATCATTGGCAGGAGCAGAACACTGACGGGACACTCTGGAAGCTAGGCACCCTTCCCGCCGGCCTTCTAACGTTTTATGGTCTCACCGAGCCACTTGATCGGAGATGGCATGTGTTAGGGCTGGGATATGATTTGAACATCGACAACCGTTTGATTGAGAGTGCAGCAGTAATTCACTTCAACGGCAACATGAAGCCATGGCTAAAGTTTGCCATTGGCAGGTATAAGCCTCTATGGGAACGGTACATAAATCAAAGCCACCCACATCTCCAAGATTGTCTCTTAAGTTAA